The proteins below come from a single Bacillus solimangrovi genomic window:
- the hemW gene encoding radical SAM family heme chaperone HemW has product MAKSIYIHIPFCEHICYYCDFNKVFLQNQPVDEYLDALETEIKNSLEKFKTEGIKTVFVGGGTPTALNAKQLERLTSIISTYILPLTTNGLEYTFESNPGDLPSDKLQVLKDGKVERLSFGVQTFNDELLQKIGRSHKAKDVFETIESAQAAGFSNINVDLIYSLPSQEIKDFKETLRTALKLGVQHFSGYSLQIEPKTVFYNLVQRGKLRLPPEEREAQMYELLMVEMEKNGYHQYEISNFSQEGFESKHNITYWNNNEYFGFGAGAHSYVDGVRRVNAGPLSHYINRINNDGFPYIEEHLVTLEERMEEEMFLGLRKTDGVSKPRFYERYGKHLNEVFGSQINEYKQKQLLKETEDRVYLTKEGFFLGNEVFQSFLA; this is encoded by the coding sequence ATGGCAAAATCAATTTATATTCATATCCCATTTTGTGAACACATTTGTTATTATTGCGATTTTAATAAAGTATTTCTTCAAAATCAGCCAGTTGATGAATATTTAGATGCTTTAGAAACAGAAATAAAAAATTCATTGGAAAAGTTTAAAACAGAAGGAATTAAGACGGTTTTTGTCGGTGGTGGTACACCTACGGCACTCAATGCTAAACAACTTGAACGTCTTACCTCGATTATTTCTACGTATATTCTACCCCTTACAACGAATGGGTTAGAGTATACATTTGAGTCTAATCCTGGTGATCTTCCTTCGGATAAATTACAAGTGTTAAAAGACGGCAAAGTTGAGCGACTGAGCTTTGGAGTTCAGACATTCAATGATGAATTATTACAAAAAATAGGACGTTCTCATAAGGCAAAGGACGTATTTGAAACGATTGAATCAGCTCAAGCAGCAGGTTTTTCAAATATTAATGTTGATCTTATTTACTCGTTACCTTCTCAAGAGATTAAAGACTTCAAAGAGACGTTAAGGACAGCACTCAAGCTTGGTGTCCAGCATTTCTCTGGGTATTCGTTACAAATTGAACCGAAAACTGTTTTTTACAATCTTGTACAGAGAGGGAAGTTGCGGCTGCCACCAGAGGAACGAGAAGCACAGATGTATGAACTATTAATGGTAGAGATGGAGAAAAACGGCTATCATCAATATGAGATTAGCAATTTTTCACAAGAAGGTTTTGAAAGTAAACACAATATCACATATTGGAACAACAATGAATATTTCGGTTTTGGTGCTGGCGCGCATAGTTATGTTGATGGAGTTAGAAGAGTTAATGCTGGACCACTTTCTCATTATATTAATCGAATCAATAATGATGGTTTTCCTTATATTGAGGAGCACTTAGTAACGTTGGAGGAACGGATGGAAGAAGAGATGTTTCTTGGTCTTCGTAAAACAGACGGTGTATCAAAGCCGAGGTTCTATGAGCGATACGGTAAGCACCTTAACGAAGTGTTTGGTTCTCAAATTAATGAGTATAAGCAGAAACAACTATTAAAAGAAACTGAGGATCGTGTGTATTTAACGAAAGAAGGTTTCTTTCTTGGAAATGAAGTATTTCAGAGTTTTTTAGCGTAA
- the grpE gene encoding nucleotide exchange factor GrpE, which yields MAEEKMHTEEVQQDIDSESVAVEDVDAEVESVDNELDNELALKQAQLDEVQGKYDELNNRFLRVQADMDNLRRRVSKEREADRKYRAQSVIEEILPAIDNFGRALAVDPNKDGNESLLKGMEMVYRQLLDGLKKEGLEEIEAVGAEFDPHLHQAVMQVEDDNYGANIVVEELQKGYKLNDRVIRPSMVKVNQ from the coding sequence ATGGCTGAAGAAAAAATGCACACTGAAGAAGTACAACAAGATATTGACAGTGAATCAGTAGCTGTTGAAGATGTTGATGCAGAAGTAGAATCTGTAGATAACGAGCTTGATAATGAATTAGCACTAAAACAAGCTCAATTAGATGAAGTACAAGGGAAATACGATGAATTAAATAATCGCTTCTTGCGTGTTCAAGCTGATATGGATAACCTTCGTCGACGTGTTAGTAAGGAACGTGAAGCGGACCGTAAATATAGAGCACAAAGTGTTATTGAGGAAATACTTCCAGCGATTGATAATTTTGGCCGTGCACTTGCTGTTGATCCTAATAAAGATGGAAATGAGTCTTTACTAAAAGGGATGGAAATGGTGTATCGTCAACTACTAGATGGGCTGAAAAAGGAAGGCCTTGAAGAAATTGAAGCCGTTGGAGCAGAATTTGACCCACATCTTCACCAAGCAGTCATGCAAGTTGAGGATGACAATTACGGAGCAAATATTGTAGTTGAAGAGTTGCAAAAAGGCTACAAGTTAAATGACCGTGTAATTCGACCTTCAATGGTTAAAGTCAACCAGTAA
- the hrcA gene encoding heat-inducible transcriptional repressor HrcA has product MLTERQLLILQVIIDDFIHSAQAVGSRTLAKKEEITFSSATIRNEMADLEEMGFIEKTHTSSGRIPSEKGYRFYVDNLLSPSTLKNNELDAIDDFFSSRIFELEKVAQKSAEILSEFTSYTSIVLGPEMFDTRLRQFQIIPLSDKTAVAIIVTNTGHVENRTITIPDGIEPTDIEKMVNILNERLKGILLVELPERLNTEVGSLLQRHLNNYEKTYEMLSSTFGNKNAEKVYYGGKTNMLSQPEFNDLQKLRSLMSLIEKDKVVYDLFRTSESGIKVKIGRENNLEEMENCSVITASYSVGTEQLGTIAVLGPTRMEYSKVISLLNVFSKDLTKVLTSLYQSE; this is encoded by the coding sequence ATGTTGACAGAAAGGCAATTGTTAATTTTACAAGTTATCATTGATGATTTTATTCATTCTGCACAAGCGGTTGGTTCACGAACACTTGCGAAAAAAGAGGAAATTACGTTTAGTTCCGCAACAATCCGCAATGAGATGGCAGATCTTGAAGAAATGGGTTTTATAGAGAAGACTCATACCTCTTCAGGGCGCATTCCGTCAGAGAAGGGTTATCGTTTTTATGTGGATAACTTACTGTCACCTTCTACTCTTAAGAACAATGAGCTTGATGCAATTGATGATTTTTTTTCATCACGCATATTTGAATTAGAGAAAGTGGCACAAAAATCTGCGGAAATTTTGTCCGAATTCACGAGTTACACTTCAATTGTACTTGGTCCTGAAATGTTTGATACACGCTTGCGTCAGTTTCAGATTATACCATTATCAGATAAAACCGCTGTAGCGATTATCGTGACAAATACAGGTCACGTAGAAAATCGAACTATCACGATTCCAGATGGGATAGAACCAACGGATATAGAAAAAATGGTCAATATTTTGAATGAACGCTTGAAAGGCATTTTACTTGTTGAATTGCCAGAACGATTAAATACAGAGGTAGGGTCCTTACTTCAGCGACACCTGAACAATTATGAGAAAACCTATGAGATGCTAAGTAGTACTTTTGGTAATAAAAATGCAGAAAAAGTCTATTATGGCGGAAAGACTAATATGTTGTCTCAGCCAGAGTTCAATGACTTGCAAAAATTACGTTCATTGATGTCTCTTATTGAAAAGGATAAAGTTGTATATGACTTATTTCGCACTTCTGAATCTGGAATTAAGGTTAAGATTGGTAGAGAAAATAACCTTGAGGAAATGGAGAATTGTAGTGTCATCACAGCTTCTTACTCTGTAGGAACTGAACAACTGGGAACAATTGCAGTGTTAGGACCGACAAGAATGGAATATTCAAAGGTGATTAGCTTGTTAAATGTTTTTTCAAAAGATTTAACAAAGGTATTAACGTCTTTGTATCAATCAGAATGA
- the spoIIP gene encoding stage II sporulation protein P, whose amino-acid sequence MKSFRSQRIGIVIDAPNVLRLIVYFIVVMLILFICIGTLTSLKPEYRLSSSSVHNWTKKMTGESLVHFFSYENPYFSQALPDDYVSPKLTSMIFESATNINFDDPRSFLGRELPYFSIYDGEILVAGEGTDYTNMPFESAPPIEVLLQEREASLESLKESDKPKPSPVLTTNGKNVVFLYHTHSRESYLPHLPNAKTGDEAYHHEVNVTMVGERLKQELEARGIGTVVDKTDFTQNILSKGIHYSRSYDESRPVIKQAINNNKDLQYFFDIHRDWQTKDNTTVTINEEKYARTFFVIGGEHAKYEKNLQLAKTMHQLLDEKYPGLSRGITTKQGQGTNGKFNQDLSENALVIEMGGVENSLDEVYRTTEALADVFAEYYWQAEKVSQ is encoded by the coding sequence ATGAAGTCGTTTAGATCGCAGCGGATTGGTATTGTAATTGACGCTCCTAATGTCTTGCGATTAATTGTTTATTTTATAGTAGTGATGCTTATTCTGTTTATATGTATCGGAACATTAACCTCTTTAAAGCCAGAATATCGACTATCCTCATCCTCTGTACATAATTGGACGAAAAAGATGACGGGAGAGTCTTTGGTTCATTTTTTTTCATACGAGAATCCTTATTTCTCACAAGCACTTCCAGATGATTATGTTAGTCCTAAGTTAACATCAATGATTTTTGAAAGTGCAACGAATATAAATTTTGATGACCCACGGAGTTTTTTAGGTAGAGAGCTTCCTTACTTTTCTATCTATGATGGTGAAATCCTTGTTGCAGGGGAAGGAACAGACTATACGAACATGCCTTTTGAATCAGCACCACCTATTGAAGTTCTATTACAAGAGCGAGAGGCATCGCTTGAAAGCTTAAAAGAATCGGATAAACCTAAACCTTCACCCGTACTAACAACGAATGGCAAGAATGTCGTTTTTCTTTACCATACGCATTCAAGGGAATCTTATTTACCTCACTTACCAAATGCGAAAACTGGTGATGAAGCATATCATCATGAGGTTAATGTCACGATGGTAGGTGAAAGGTTGAAACAAGAACTAGAGGCAAGGGGAATAGGAACAGTAGTGGATAAAACTGACTTTACACAAAATATTTTAAGTAAAGGTATCCATTATTCTCGCTCATATGATGAATCACGCCCAGTGATTAAACAAGCGATAAATAATAATAAAGATTTACAATATTTCTTCGACATTCATCGTGATTGGCAAACGAAGGATAATACAACGGTTACAATAAACGAGGAAAAATATGCACGTACATTCTTTGTGATTGGTGGAGAACATGCTAAATATGAGAAAAATTTGCAACTTGCTAAAACAATGCACCAACTGCTTGATGAGAAATATCCTGGTCTAAGTCGGGGGATTACTACAAAACAGGGACAAGGAACAAACGGGAAATTCAATCAAGATCTATCGGAGAATGCGTTAGTAATTGAAATGGGTGGCGTTGAAAATTCACTTGATGAAGTATATCGGACGACAGAAGCGCTTGCAGATGTGTTCGCTGAATACTACTGGCAGGCAGAAAAAGTTAGCCAATAG
- a CDS encoding YqxA family protein, whose product MWKFTIVSCSFGLVLFFGVILGMYQANESMRSLRGYDDPNLQQIVSIESTDDGELHASVLGEEVDAKLLNEKRQELETLETFNFFSELGKKIASVVESVFTAAIEIFIKIAEKIINMIPI is encoded by the coding sequence ATGTGGAAATTTACCATCGTTAGTTGTAGTTTCGGATTAGTGCTTTTCTTCGGTGTAATACTTGGGATGTATCAAGCTAATGAGAGTATGAGGAGTCTAAGAGGATATGATGATCCTAACTTGCAACAGATTGTAAGTATTGAATCGACAGATGATGGGGAGTTACACGCGTCTGTATTAGGTGAAGAAGTAGATGCAAAGTTGTTAAATGAAAAACGGCAAGAGTTGGAGACATTAGAGACCTTTAACTTTTTTTCGGAGTTAGGTAAAAAGATTGCTTCAGTTGTTGAATCAGTGTTTACAGCCGCTATTGAGATTTTTATTAAAATTGCTGAGAAAATAATAAATATGATACCAATCTAA
- the prmA gene encoding 50S ribosomal protein L11 methyltransferase, producing MKWSELSIHTTQEAVEPVSYILHEAGASGVVIEDPQDLVKVWEDKFGEMYDLNPNDYPADGVILKAYLPVNSFLGETVEEIKQSINNLMLYDIDLGRNTVEISEVNEEEWATAWKKYYKPVKVSERITITPTWEEYQPVETDELIIELDPGMAFGTGTHPTTVMCMQALEKYLKPADNVIDVGTGTGVLSIASALLGAEQVRAYDLDEVAVKSAKLNVKLNKVHEKISVEQNNLLDNVAGEADVIVGNLLAEIILRFIDDAYKSVKTGGYYITSGIIKGKRDLVKQSLEQVGFVIEETLQMEDWVAIIAKKK from the coding sequence ATGAAGTGGTCAGAACTTAGTATTCATACAACACAAGAAGCCGTTGAACCAGTGTCTTACATTTTACATGAAGCTGGTGCAAGTGGAGTTGTAATCGAAGATCCACAGGATTTAGTAAAGGTATGGGAAGATAAATTTGGTGAAATGTATGATTTAAATCCCAATGATTATCCAGCAGACGGCGTTATTTTAAAAGCGTACCTTCCTGTAAATAGTTTCTTAGGAGAAACCGTTGAAGAAATAAAACAAAGTATTAATAACTTAATGCTTTATGATATTGATTTAGGGCGAAACACTGTAGAGATTAGTGAAGTGAATGAGGAAGAATGGGCAACTGCATGGAAGAAATATTACAAGCCTGTAAAAGTATCTGAGCGTATTACGATAACTCCTACTTGGGAAGAGTATCAACCAGTTGAAACAGATGAATTGATTATTGAGCTTGATCCAGGTATGGCATTCGGAACAGGTACACACCCAACAACGGTTATGTGCATGCAAGCACTAGAAAAATATTTGAAACCAGCTGACAATGTTATTGATGTGGGCACTGGAACAGGAGTATTAAGTATTGCGTCCGCCTTACTCGGTGCAGAACAAGTTCGTGCATATGATCTTGATGAAGTTGCAGTGAAAAGTGCGAAGTTGAATGTTAAGTTAAATAAAGTGCATGAAAAAATCTCAGTTGAACAAAATAATTTGCTTGATAATGTAGCGGGTGAGGCAGATGTGATTGTTGGTAACCTTCTTGCAGAGATTATTTTACGCTTTATTGATGACGCATATAAATCTGTGAAAACTGGTGGTTACTACATTACCTCAGGTATTATTAAGGGCAAACGTGATCTCGTTAAGCAATCTTTAGAACAAGTTGGTTTTGTGATTGAAGAAACATTACAAATGGAAGATTGGGTTGCGATCATTGCAAAAAAGAAATAA
- the lepA gene encoding translation elongation factor 4 has translation MNSIEKRKRQERIRNFSIIAHIDHGKSTLADRILEKTNALTQREMKAQMLDAMDLERERGITIKLNSVQLKYKAKDGEEYIFHLIDTPGHVDFTYEVSRSLAACEGAILVVDAAQGIEAQTLANVYLALDNELEILPVINKIDLPSADPERVRQEVEDVIGLDASEAVLASAKAGIGIEEILEEIVDKVPAPQGDPDAPLKALIFDSLYDAYRGVVAYIRIVEGSVKVGDTVRMMATGKEFEVTEIGVFTPKSLPQDELTVGDVGYLTAAIKTVGDTRVGDTITSADNPADEPLPGYKKMNPMVYCGLYPIDSNKYNDLREALERLELNDSSLQYEPETSQALGFGFRCGFLGMLHMEIIQERIEREFKIDLITTAPSVSYRVELTDETELVVDNPSLMPDPQSINKIEEPYVKATVMVPNDYVGAVMELCQQKRGNFIDMQYMDEIRVNIVYEIPLAEIVYDFFDTLKSQTKGYASFDYELIGYKESRLVKMDILLNGEQVDALSFIVHRDFAYDRGKVITDKLRELIPRQQFEVPIQAAIGTKIVARSTIKAMRKNVLAKCYGGDISRKRKLLEKQKEGKKRMKSVGSVEVPQEAFMAVLRMDSDEKK, from the coding sequence GTGAATAGTATAGAAAAAAGAAAACGGCAGGAACGGATTCGCAATTTTTCAATAATAGCCCATATTGACCATGGGAAGAGTACACTTGCGGACCGTATCCTAGAAAAAACAAATGCGCTCACACAGCGCGAAATGAAAGCACAAATGTTAGATGCGATGGATCTAGAACGTGAACGTGGAATTACTATTAAGTTAAATTCCGTACAATTGAAATACAAAGCTAAAGATGGAGAAGAATATATTTTCCATTTAATTGATACACCTGGACATGTTGACTTTACATATGAGGTTTCTCGTAGTCTAGCCGCATGTGAGGGTGCGATTCTTGTTGTAGATGCTGCACAAGGAATTGAAGCACAAACGTTAGCAAATGTGTACTTAGCACTTGATAACGAATTAGAAATTCTGCCAGTCATTAATAAAATTGATTTACCTAGTGCTGATCCAGAACGTGTACGTCAAGAAGTGGAAGATGTGATTGGACTAGATGCATCGGAAGCAGTGCTTGCAAGCGCAAAAGCAGGCATAGGAATTGAAGAAATTCTCGAAGAAATCGTAGACAAGGTACCTGCACCACAGGGAGATCCTGATGCACCACTTAAGGCCCTCATTTTTGACTCGTTGTATGATGCATACCGTGGGGTTGTTGCTTATATTCGTATTGTAGAAGGATCTGTTAAAGTTGGAGATACAGTTCGAATGATGGCCACAGGTAAGGAGTTTGAGGTAACTGAGATTGGTGTCTTTACACCAAAATCACTTCCTCAAGATGAACTAACTGTAGGTGATGTTGGGTATTTAACGGCTGCAATTAAGACAGTTGGAGACACTAGAGTAGGTGATACGATTACTAGTGCCGATAATCCAGCGGATGAACCATTACCAGGTTATAAGAAAATGAACCCTATGGTATATTGTGGTCTATATCCAATTGATTCGAATAAGTACAATGATTTGCGTGAGGCACTTGAACGTTTGGAATTAAATGATTCTTCACTTCAATATGAGCCTGAAACGTCACAAGCACTTGGTTTTGGATTCCGTTGTGGATTCTTAGGTATGCTTCATATGGAGATTATTCAAGAACGTATTGAGCGTGAATTCAAGATTGATTTAATTACGACTGCTCCAAGTGTAAGTTATCGTGTTGAATTAACAGATGAGACTGAGTTGGTTGTGGATAACCCTTCACTTATGCCTGATCCACAAAGTATTAATAAAATTGAAGAGCCATATGTAAAAGCAACGGTAATGGTTCCTAATGATTATGTTGGAGCAGTTATGGAGTTATGCCAACAGAAGCGGGGGAACTTTATTGATATGCAATACATGGATGAGATCCGTGTAAATATTGTATATGAAATTCCTCTTGCTGAAATCGTGTATGACTTCTTCGATACGTTAAAATCTCAAACAAAAGGTTATGCATCGTTTGATTATGAGTTAATCGGTTATAAAGAATCTCGTCTTGTTAAGATGGATATATTACTTAATGGTGAACAAGTAGACGCGTTATCTTTCATCGTTCACAGAGATTTTGCTTATGATCGCGGTAAGGTAATTACAGATAAACTAAGAGAGCTTATTCCACGTCAACAATTTGAAGTGCCAATACAAGCAGCGATTGGAACAAAAATTGTTGCTCGTTCAACAATTAAAGCGATGCGTAAAAACGTACTTGCAAAATGTTACGGTGGTGACATTTCTCGTAAGCGTAAATTGCTAGAAAAGCAAAAAGAAGGTAAAAAACGTATGAAGTCTGTTGGTTCAGTAGAAGTGCCACAGGAAGCATTTATGGCTGTATTACGAATGGATAGCGATGAAAAGAAATGA
- the dnaK gene encoding molecular chaperone DnaK, producing MSKIIGIDLGTTNSCVAVMEGGEAKVIPNPEGNRTTPSVVAFKNGERQVGEVAKRQAITNPNTIQSIKRHMGTDYKVEVEGKEYTPQEISAILLQNFKSYAEDYLGEKVEKAVITVPAYFNDAERQATKDAGKIAGLEVERIINEPTAAALAYGLDKEDEDQTILVYDLGGGTFDVSILELGDGIFEVRATAGDNRLGGDDFDQVIIDHLVSEFKKENGIDLSKDKMALQRLKDAAEKAKKDLSGVTSTQISLPFITAGDAGPLHLELSLSRAKFDELSAGLVERTMSPTRQALKDSGLSASEIDKVILVGGSTRIPAVQEAIKKEVGQDPHKGVNPDEVVALGAAIQGGVLTGDVKDVVLLDVTPLSLGIETMGGVFTKLIERNTTIPTSKSQVFSTAADNQTSVDIHVLQGEREMAAHNKTLGRFQLSDIPPAPRGVPQIEVSFDIDANGIVNVSAADKGTGKKQSITIKSSSGLSDEEVEQMVRDAEENAEEDKKQREQVELRNEADQMVFATDKTLKDLGDKVDEAEKKKAEDARDELKQALEGTDLEAIKEKKAALEEIVQQLSVKLYEQAAQEAQAQQGAQGEAKANDDIVDAEFEEVNDDEKK from the coding sequence ATGAGTAAGATCATTGGTATTGACTTAGGTACTACAAATTCATGTGTTGCAGTCATGGAAGGTGGAGAAGCAAAGGTTATTCCAAATCCAGAAGGTAACCGTACAACACCATCGGTTGTTGCATTCAAAAATGGAGAGCGTCAAGTTGGTGAAGTAGCAAAACGTCAAGCTATTACAAATCCTAATACGATTCAATCGATTAAGCGTCATATGGGTACAGATTACAAAGTAGAAGTAGAAGGTAAAGAATATACACCACAAGAAATTTCTGCGATTTTATTACAAAACTTCAAGTCTTACGCAGAAGATTATCTTGGTGAAAAGGTTGAAAAAGCAGTTATCACTGTTCCTGCATATTTTAATGATGCTGAACGTCAAGCAACAAAAGATGCTGGTAAAATTGCTGGTTTAGAAGTTGAACGTATTATTAATGAACCAACTGCTGCTGCACTTGCTTATGGTCTTGATAAAGAAGACGAAGATCAAACGATTCTAGTATATGACCTTGGTGGTGGTACGTTTGACGTATCAATTCTTGAACTAGGCGATGGTATCTTCGAGGTACGTGCTACAGCAGGTGATAATCGTCTTGGTGGAGATGACTTTGACCAAGTAATTATCGATCACTTAGTAAGTGAGTTTAAAAAAGAAAACGGAATCGACCTTTCGAAAGATAAAATGGCACTTCAACGTTTGAAAGATGCTGCTGAAAAAGCAAAAAAAGATCTTTCAGGAGTTACGAGCACTCAAATTTCACTTCCATTTATTACTGCGGGAGATGCTGGCCCACTTCACTTAGAGTTGTCTTTATCTCGTGCAAAGTTTGACGAATTATCTGCTGGATTAGTTGAACGTACAATGTCTCCAACTCGTCAAGCATTAAAGGATTCTGGACTTTCTGCAAGTGAAATTGATAAAGTCATCCTTGTTGGTGGTTCTACACGTATCCCAGCAGTTCAAGAAGCAATTAAGAAAGAAGTAGGTCAAGATCCGCATAAAGGCGTAAACCCTGATGAAGTTGTTGCACTAGGAGCAGCTATTCAAGGTGGAGTCTTAACTGGAGATGTTAAGGATGTTGTTCTACTTGATGTAACACCTCTTTCTCTAGGGATTGAGACGATGGGTGGAGTATTTACGAAGTTGATTGAGCGTAATACGACAATTCCAACTAGTAAGTCACAAGTATTCTCAACAGCTGCTGATAATCAAACATCTGTTGATATTCATGTTCTACAAGGTGAACGTGAAATGGCGGCGCATAATAAAACACTTGGTCGCTTCCAATTATCTGACATTCCGCCAGCACCACGTGGGGTACCACAAATTGAAGTATCATTTGATATTGATGCGAACGGTATCGTGAATGTATCTGCTGCTGATAAAGGTACTGGTAAGAAACAATCGATTACAATCAAATCTTCTTCAGGCCTATCAGATGAAGAAGTTGAACAAATGGTAAGAGATGCAGAAGAAAATGCAGAAGAGGATAAGAAGCAGCGTGAGCAAGTAGAACTTCGTAACGAAGCAGACCAAATGGTTTTTGCAACAGATAAGACGTTAAAAGACCTTGGTGATAAAGTTGATGAAGCAGAGAAGAAAAAAGCTGAAGATGCTCGTGATGAATTAAAACAAGCATTAGAAGGTACAGACTTGGAAGCTATTAAAGAAAAGAAAGCTGCACTTGAAGAAATTGTACAACAGCTTTCAGTAAAATTATATGAGCAAGCAGCACAAGAAGCTCAAGCACAACAAGGTGCTCAAGGTGAAGCAAAAGCTAATGATGATATCGTTGATGCTGAATTTGAAGAAGTCAATGATGACGAGAAAAAATAA
- the dnaJ gene encoding molecular chaperone DnaJ: MSKRDYYDVLGVEKSASKEEIKKAYRKLARKYHPDVSKEDDAAEKFKEASEAYEVLSDEQKRAQYDQFGHTDPNQGFGGGGADFGGFGDIFDMFFGGGGRRRDPNAPRQGADLQYTLTLEFEEAAFGKETEIQIPKEEECRTCDGSGAKPGTKPETCSHCNGSGQMNVEQNTPFGRVVNRRVCQHCSGTGKYVREKCTTCGGDGKVTKRKKINVKIPAGVDEGQQMRVSGQGEPGVNGGPPGDLFVVFHVKSHEFFEREENDIYCEMPITFVQAAIGDEVEVPTLHGKVKLKIPAGTQTGTRFRLRGKGVQSVRGYGQGDQHVKIRVVTPTKLTNHQKDLLKEFGDVSGDETQDDGFFSKMKRAFKGN, translated from the coding sequence ATGAGCAAACGAGACTATTATGATGTACTCGGTGTTGAAAAGAGTGCCTCTAAAGAAGAGATCAAAAAGGCATATCGTAAGCTCGCGCGAAAGTATCATCCAGATGTAAGTAAAGAAGATGATGCAGCTGAAAAATTTAAAGAAGCCAGTGAAGCTTATGAAGTATTAAGTGATGAGCAAAAACGAGCTCAATACGATCAATTTGGGCACACTGATCCAAATCAAGGATTTGGTGGCGGTGGAGCTGACTTTGGTGGTTTCGGCGATATCTTTGATATGTTCTTTGGAGGCGGTGGAAGACGCCGTGACCCGAATGCACCTCGACAAGGTGCAGACTTACAATATACATTAACATTAGAATTTGAAGAAGCAGCATTCGGAAAAGAAACAGAAATACAAATTCCGAAAGAAGAAGAATGTAGAACGTGTGATGGTAGTGGAGCGAAGCCAGGTACAAAACCAGAAACTTGTTCACATTGTAACGGTTCAGGTCAAATGAATGTTGAACAAAATACACCGTTTGGTCGTGTTGTTAATCGCCGTGTTTGTCAACATTGTAGCGGAACAGGTAAATACGTTCGTGAGAAGTGTACAACATGTGGTGGAGATGGAAAAGTTACAAAGCGTAAGAAAATTAATGTTAAAATTCCAGCTGGTGTAGATGAAGGACAGCAAATGCGTGTATCAGGTCAAGGTGAGCCAGGTGTGAATGGTGGACCACCTGGAGATTTATTCGTTGTATTTCATGTGAAGTCACACGAATTCTTTGAGCGTGAAGAAAATGATATTTATTGTGAAATGCCGATAACATTTGTTCAGGCAGCTATTGGTGACGAAGTTGAAGTACCTACTTTACATGGTAAAGTGAAGTTGAAGATTCCAGCTGGTACTCAGACAGGAACACGTTTCCGCCTACGTGGTAAAGGGGTTCAAAGTGTACGTGGTTATGGTCAAGGCGACCAGCACGTCAAAATCCGTGTTGTGACACCAACGAAGCTTACAAATCATCAAAAAGATTTATTAAAGGAATTTGGTGATGTAAGTGGAGATGAAACACAAGATGACGGCTTTTTCTCTAAAATGAAACGTGCATTCAAAGGTAATTAA